In the genome of Dermacentor silvarum isolate Dsil-2018 chromosome 1, BIME_Dsil_1.4, whole genome shotgun sequence, one region contains:
- the LOC119459334 gene encoding swi5-dependent recombination DNA repair protein 1 homolog, with amino-acid sequence MENPTPEENAPRCDLLENDPAVLQKAIANVQREVSRKEDILRQLNIVKAHRKKNEEEPIVDLIDQWRSAAQQAILDFQQHMAEPRPGLKDILSNFQIEHSVIGYSEDDDCFV; translated from the exons ATGGAGAACCCCACACCGGAAGAAAACGCGCCCCGATGCGATCTGCTG GAAAATGACCCAGCTGTGCTTCAGAAGGCCATTGCAAACGTACAGCGAGAAGTCTCCCGAAAAGAGGACATCTTGCGGCAGCTGAACATAGTAAAAGCACACAGGAAAAAG AACGAGGAGGAGCCCATCGTTGATCTGATTGACCAGTGGCGCTCAGCAGCACAGCAAGCAATCTTGGACTTTCAACAGCACATGGCTGAACCAAGGCCAGGCCTGAAAGATATCCTTTCCAACTTTCAAATTGAACACTCTGTTATTGGCTACAGCGAAGATGATGATTGTTTTGTATAA